GGCTCAAATACAAGACCTAATTCTATTGCTCGTTTTTTGAGCTCAGTCATAACTTCATCGTCGATTCGGATCACTGGAGCCATTAATATGACCTCCCCTATATTCGCTACTTTGTTATTTTGTTACATTAAATGGAATTGTATATTGTATTAAGCAGCTTGTCAAGAGGAAAGGCAGCAAGGTAGTGTATCAATGATACACTACCGAATTTGGAGGGCTGAGAGATCCAGACTGTGGTATCAGGTGCAAAAATATAGCTATAATAGACAGCACACTGGCGTCTCGGTGCACGTGTTTCCTGCTAATAAGTATGTCCTGCTTACCGGCAAGCAAGGAGTCAAATATGGTCGAGCAACATACGGCATACTACGCGTCCGAAATCGGGGCCTTAGAGATTGTGGGGACGGCGGACGGTATCCTGTCGGTGCGTTTTGCCAGTAATACGGGTGGTAATGGTGCCCAAATTCACGAATGCCTGCAACCCTGCGTGAGGCAACTCGACGAGTATTTCTGCGGCAGACGCCGGGAATTCTCGATACCTGTCCGGTTGCAGGGCACTGATTTTGAAAAACGTGTCTGGAAGGCCTTGCGCAGGATTCCCTATGGCCATACCAAATCATATTCAGAAATCGCCAGGGAAATTGGTTATGAGAAGGCCGCCAGGGCTGTCGGTAATACGGCCAGGAAGAACCCCCTGGCGATCATTGTCCCCTGTCACCGTGTTATTGGCAAGGATGGGAAACTAACGGGATATGCCGGTGGACTATGGCGAAAGGAATGGCTGCTGAAACACGAAGAGACTCATTAGGAGGCGGCCGCCGCCGTGTTCACAGGGGTTCTTTGTTCCTCAGCAACCCTTCAACCAGGGCAACAACACCCAACAGCGGTCCCTGAAAATCGGGCTGGCGGATCTCGGCCGTGGCATAGATATGAGAACTCCGACTGAGCTCCATGTCTGCCGCATCTCCGTCAGTGACCAGGTATGTCTTCATGCCGATATTGGCCACGATCATATCATTCACCGGGTCATTCCCTATCATCAAACATGCCTCCGGGGGCTCGCTGATTCTTCTGCAAATCTCCTGATAGTATTCAAGGCGGGGTTTGCAGTAGGACGTATTCTCGATGTGGGTTACCAGGTCAAATTGCAGGTCCCCGATGCCTGCCCACGATAGCCGCTTGGTCTGAGCCGTCAAAGGCCAGATGGGGTTAGAGGCAATCACCAGCTTCACGTCTGTCTTCTCTAATCGGAGGAACAGTTCGCGCACCCCTGGAGACACCGAGACCAGAG
This portion of the Chloroflexota bacterium genome encodes:
- a CDS encoding HAD family hydrolase, which gives rise to MLKAILFDLDNTLIHYSERKFFESYLPGIMLVFADIMPGDVLIERLLKGIQSLLNNNGEMSNADRFLNVFCTGYEGFRDEIWKRFMRFYDTEYDHLQSLVSVSPGVRELFLRLEKTDVKLVIASNPIWPLTAQTKRLSWAGIGDLQFDLVTHIENTSYCKPRLEYYQEICRRISEPPEACLMIGNDPVNDMIVANIGMKTYLVTDGDAADMELSRSSHIYATAEIRQPDFQGPLLGVVALVEGLLRNKEPL
- a CDS encoding methylated-DNA--[protein]-cysteine S-methyltransferase yields the protein MVEQHTAYYASEIGALEIVGTADGILSVRFASNTGGNGAQIHECLQPCVRQLDEYFCGRRREFSIPVRLQGTDFEKRVWKALRRIPYGHTKSYSEIAREIGYEKAARAVGNTARKNPLAIIVPCHRVIGKDGKLTGYAGGLWRKEWLLKHEETH